The window cTCTTTTAAGCCCAAGTAATATAATTTCTAAAGATGATTAGAAATATAAACTATCACGCAGCATCAGAGGAATTAACTTACCAGTCTACAAAACTGATATTTGTATACATCAGGTAGTTGTAAACATAGTCAAAATCACGCAGCGGTACACAACTGCAAGTTGATAAGCTACATGATCAGAAATGATGTAATGGCATAATTGCAAAAATAAAGAGCAAGAGAAATCATCAAATGTCAACCTGTCAGAAAGTAATACAAAATGCTGATTGTCAGTATCTTTTAGTGCGTATGCTAAAAGGCGTCTCTCAGCATTAACCATAGAAATCTTTCCCCACACTACCTGCAGTGCAGAAACGTTTACTCCACAACTCGGCCATATAAATGAAAATGATAAATACCTCTGACTTCAAATGACTAAGATAGCTATAAGTATCTTCGTATTTCTATAAACTATGTTACACGAGCCGCTCATTTGCATCGACATAGCGGCGTCAATTAGGTATCACAGGGGTGCAATACTTCATGACGGTTCTTCAAAATTCACTAAAATTTAGCAAAAAATATGACATACTTGTTCTGAATACATGTACAAACCCATACTTTATAcgtgcccgtaatcgaattcaAGTAATATAGGTCgatgttttaaattgaaaaaaagaaaatgaaaaagacgACACTTGCAGAAAATACAGTAACTATAAACAATACTAATTTGCATTATCAAATAAACATGGCTGATTTGAGCTACTCAACTTAATTCTCAAGGTCTATTCACAACCAAAACCCATGCCACTAAAAAAGGGTAACAGTCAGAGTCATATTGACAAATTGTGCCACTTGCAAAGAAAGGAGGAAGTGGATGATGTAGGCTACACAAAGTTCTAGATCCATTTAAATTCATAAAGAAGATAAGCCTAATCTATTCCAAGAAATTAAAAGAAGCAAACATAGTACGATGGAGCTGATGAGTAATGATGTCGCACGAAGTTGTACATCAACTAGATGCTGCTGCCAATTCTCAATCATTCTTCTCAGACTCTGTGTTAAACTGTTAATCATTTATCACGCAAACAACAGCCTGATCACACAAAAAGCCAGCAGCACAACCTACAGAACTCTTTTCTCATTCAGCTTTTTTTCGATTATTTGGAATTTGAGTGTAGGAGTCATCTCATACAAATAGCCATGAAAGAAGCATGATAGAAGATGTCAAAATACAACAAAGCCAAAAAAGACAATGAATTCAATTGCTTCACAGGAACAAAGTGCATTCAGAAACATACATGAAAAAACTTACAAGCGACAAAGTTGATGATACAGTATCTCATTAGTGACAATGGTTTGTGTATCAGAAAAAAGAAATGGACAAAGTCCAAGCAAAAAATTTAAATACTGCATCTCATCAGTGGCAATGGGGGAAAAAAAGTGTACTATATAATGCAGTATGACAAACCTTATCACTACGAATTTCCCGGTTGACAAAGTAACGGCTAAAATGTACTGGTTTGTCCTTAGATGCATGTACATAGACAGAAAATTTGCCTTCATGACCCTGAAAGAGAAATTGTTTTATAAAACAATCAGTAGAGAAAGCTTAAATGCTAAATGTAGTTAAGGATCAATAAGATACCCAGTAAGTACTAAATTTACACAAACTAGTAACGATTGAGTTAATCTGATAACATTAACCTATATTATAAAGTACCCGGATAATGTGTCCGTATTATGTTGAGCATTCCCTTACAAAATTTGTGGAAACTGGAAAGATGCTTTTGAGAATAATTTACTTAAACTTATAAGAGGGATGCCAAGGTTGGTGATTCAGGGCATGTCAATAAATTGTTGTAACAGACCaacatgaagaagaagaagaagaagaagaagaagaaggaaaaaaaaaaaggacagcTTGGAACATCCGCGAGAATATGAAAAATAAACCTGAAAAAATCTGTCCCAGAGCTTTTCAAATGGTAACGCGCCAGGTGTCAGGAACATAAATGCAATTTTGGGGCTTTCGGGCATGACTGGGGGTGTGTTCAAGATTTCATTAGTTACAACATGGGAAGCGAGCTCTTCATCTGTCAATTCTCTGGCGGGCGCAGGCGGAAGCCAATCGGAAAGCCCCTTGCAACCATTCAGTGAGAATACATAACAAGCACCAGAACCTTGAGGGGGGTAAACGTAAGCACAAATTAGGAACAAACTAACTAAAGAAACCAACACGATTATCCATGTCGGTTTCTTTAACTGAGCACGATGGCGAGGTGCTGACAATATTTGCATGTCCTTCATGCCTAAATGCCACCCCTGAGATGTCTTCATCTAGGAACTATATACATCAGCAATCGAAAAACA is drawn from Nicotiana tabacum cultivar K326 chromosome 9, ASM71507v2, whole genome shotgun sequence and contains these coding sequences:
- the LOC107830458 gene encoding glycosyltransferase BC10; the protein is MKTSQGWHLGMKDMQILSAPRHRAQLKKPTWIIVLVSLVSLFLICAYVYPPQGSGACYVFSLNGCKGLSDWLPPAPARELTDEELASHVVTNEILNTPPVMPESPKIAFMFLTPGALPFEKLWDRFFQGHEGKFSVYVHASKDKPVHFSRYFVNREIRSDKVVWGKISMVNAERRLLAYALKDTDNQHFVLLSDSCVPLRDFDYVYNYLMYTNISFVDCFEDPGPHGSGRYYERMLPEVEKKDFRKGAQWFTMKRQHALAVTADSLYYRKFKDYCKPNMEGNRNCYSDEHYLPTFFHMLDPTGIANWSVTHVDWSEGKWHPKSYVRKDITSDLMRNITSISENVHVTSDARKEVQIRPCLWNGNQRPCYLFARKFLPETLDSLLQLYPNYTSI